The window GGATAACGGGGGCGCTTAGAAGCCCCCGTTTTGTTTTAATTTATTTAATAATTTCTTCGGCGGCTTCTATCGTCATTTTTTTAATATCGGTTAAATCGGCAGACATAATTATTTTTGCATTTTCCTCAATTGAACTTAACGCATTTATCCATTCTTGGGAAACCGTAAGTTTTGCGGCTTCCATTCCGCCTTGCAGCTGCGTCGATGCGGCAATTTTTTTAATACCTTCGGCGGTCGCTTCGGCAACGGCAACAATTTCTTTTGCTTGACCTTCCGCCTCGTTTATCATACGCTCTTTTTCGCCGGCGCTGATATTTACGGCTTCTTCGTAAGCCGCCCGCGAAAGATTAATCACGGTTTCCATTTCTCCTACGGAGCGTGCAATTTCGGCACGTTTTTCCCGCTCCGCCTTCATCTGATTTTCCATTGCTTCCATAATTGATTCGGAAACCCGTATATTTTGAATTTCGTAACGGGTAACCTTTACTCCCCAAGGGTCGGAAGCCTCATCTACGGCTTTTACAACTTGAGCATTTATTTGCTCTCTGGCTTCAAAGGTATCGTCCAAATCAAGCTGTCCTACAACAGAGCGCATTGTAGTCTGAGCTAAAAGAATTGTCGCATACCTATAATCCCTAATTCCGTAACTTGCTTTAATGGAATCGAAAACTTGCAAATAAAGAATTCCGTCTATCCTAACTTGAACATTATCCTTTGTAAAGCAATCCTGAGCGGGAACATCTATAGCCTGTTCTTTTAAAGTTTGTCTATAACGCACCTTATCTATAAACGGAAACAAAATATGAAATCCCGCATCAAGAGTCGCATGATATTTTCCGAGTCTTTCTACAATTAAAGTCATTTTATGAGGAACGATTCTTATACTCTTAAAAAGAGCTATAATAAAAACCAATGCAATAAGTGATACTATAACAGTTGAAACTATAAAATTAAGACTAGGCATTTATTCCTCCCTTACCTTTTACCTGCTCTTTTCCGGCATTTTTAATTATATCGGTAAGAGCCGCAAAACCTGCAATGTTTTCGGGATAAACCGAAACCTTGGATTTTTTAATAATATTTTCAAACCTTTGAATATAATTTTCGGCAAGGCGGATTCCCATCGCGGTTTTTCCTCCCGGCTGGGATAATGCGTCCGCAATAAGCCTTAATCCTTCAGCAGTTGCATTACTTGTTATTTCGATTGCTTTTGAACGGCCTTCCGCAAGATTTATTTTGCGTTGTTTTTCTCCCATAGCCTTGTTAATCGCTTCTTCTTTTTTACCTAAAGAAATATT is drawn from Treponema pedis and contains these coding sequences:
- a CDS encoding SPFH domain-containing protein — its product is MPSLNFIVSTVIVSLIALVFIIALFKSIRIVPHKMTLIVERLGKYHATLDAGFHILFPFIDKVRYRQTLKEQAIDVPAQDCFTKDNVQVRIDGILYLQVFDSIKASYGIRDYRYATILLAQTTMRSVVGQLDLDDTFEAREQINAQVVKAVDEASDPWGVKVTRYEIQNIRVSESIMEAMENQMKAEREKRAEIARSVGEMETVINLSRAAYEEAVNISAGEKERMINEAEGQAKEIVAVAEATAEGIKKIAASTQLQGGMEAAKLTVSQEWINALSSIEENAKIIMSADLTDIKKMTIEAAEEIIK